In Oryza sativa Japonica Group chromosome 1, ASM3414082v1, the genomic stretch gaagtttgaagaaaaaattgagaactaaaccaggccttataATATAAATGGAGGGATTACATGCCTAAAAACATGTAGCGTGAGTAAGACCAATGAATTCATGCATGCATAGACAACAGATGTGCAAGCTAGTGTTCCTGTACACACATGCATGTATTGGTCTGTACCTTGTACGCGAATATTCTTGTCTCTGGACCATGCAAatgtatatgcatgcatatatatacttttggGGCATGTACATGTACGGTGTTCAGGTACGTAGAtgatatacgtatatacgtatacatgGGCTAGCTATACGTTGGATATATAGCATGCAGTACGACGACTGCGACCATGCCGTTcgtacagagagagagagaatccaTGGAAAAGGTAGGGATTGGAGTCTTGTACCTCAAGATTGCCCCAAGAAAGCGACCAACCCTAATTATTGCACAGGGAATTCGATGCactaaaacacacacacacacacacacaacacctTTCTCCCACCTCTTCTTGTGTGTATGAACTAGCTAGAGAGAGAAatcaagagagagagaatcTTCTTAGCTTCCTCCCCAATTCCTAAAAAGCCAAGAGTAGTAGCAGCAGGGAGATTCTCACATTCTCCTTCCCTTcacccctctcttctctctctctaaagGACACCATGTCTTCCTTTGTGGTGTCCTTTTGTGCGTGTGCTTCATATCCCCCTCCAAAGCCTTAAGATATTCCTTGCTTGAGCCATGCTGATATATTCCCTTGTGAATGCAAAGTGTGCCAGTCCTCCTATCTATCTAGCTATCTCTCTATCTACACACACTCACTAGACTACCATATGTGCTATAACAGTGCCACAACATGCATATACATGTACATAAACACATGCATGTGTGAAGAAGAAGAGCACAGAAGAATTTTGGAGCTTGTGTGTGAAGGGATGCAGCTCACCCCTTTTCAAAGCAAAGAGACCTAGGGCATGCGATcttttttcatatctttggcttGAATTATGTGTGATATATGCTTTTAGTACTGCTTTACCCATTTAATTCCTTCCTCCTTTGATTAATCATGTAAAGAATCTTCACCCATTAGAACATCAACCagtaaagagagagagagagagagagagagagagagagaaaagaaaagttgATTAATTGGCCCTTGTCTGTTGGATGTGAGAATCTATGAATATCGGTATCGATAATTCCCGGTTGAAATTTAGGTACTAATATAGATTTCTTTTGATTTTTTGTAATGCAAGTTGGGGAGttgggagagagagggtggTGTGATTCCCACAGCTAGGTATATCTGGTGATTATCCCCATTGCAATATGCTTTAAAACCCAATATTAGGTAAAATGTAAATATTCCCCAAGACACCTAGCTGGGTTCTCTTAGACTCTTGCAAGGTTCTCTTTGGACTACTTTGAGCTTTGAGCTCATCTTTAATTCGATCCCTTGAATCAGACGCACCCCGGCGTTAAGCTTtagttttcccctttttccctgCTGCATTTGCCCGGTAGATTCTTAGATTTGTTGTAAAGTTAAACTTACCACAGAAATGAGGCAGGCAgcatcttgatctgtaaaaaaaaaaaaggattaatgGCAAAGAAAGATACATTGAGATCATAGCAGCTGATCAGCTAGGCTAAAACAGTGTAATTTGAACAGGACAAGAAGACGTGGCTAACAAAAGTTTCAGTTTTTCAGTCACGCATGCATGCTGAAAAACAaaactgcatgcatgcagtgtACAAACACTGATCAGAGATATTCAGAAAGCAGGCAGTACATATTTGAATGGAGCAgagagaaatatatatatagatatatatatatatatagatatatatatatatatatatatatatatatatatatatatagagagagagagagagagagagagagatctagAGAGAGAATGCAATGCATGGTGCAATATATGCAATATGGACCCATCTGGTCGTAATGTTAGGAGATATGTTGATTCCCCTGTTGGTACGTAGTACATGAAACCTCCTGCATGCAGAGGAGGAGCAGAAttaacctttttctttttgtttttgtttgccTTTGATCTTTGCAAGAAGTTACCATGCCTTTGCTTTATCcccctatctctctctctctctctctctgatctcTCACTActgttgctagctagctatagctgttTAGCTAAGTGTATATGTGCAAGATCATACAAAGCtagcttttccttttcctctaaATCCAACTTTATTCTCCTCTTCCTTCTCCCAAAACTCTCCCTTAAAAAGAAGCTGATTCCCCATCTGATCCCTCATCAAAACCCTTCTCACATTCGATCTCGATCACTCACACTTACACTCGCAGTTTGCACAGCTACTTCATctcaagtagtagtagtaatataCTAGCTAGATCGGTCGGCTATTTGCTGTAGCTAGCTAGCGTGAGCTAGCTTGGTTTGTAGAGCTTGTATACTTGGAGGGAGGAGATCGATAGCCATGGCTTCTTCGTCTTCTGACCTAACCCTAGACGACCACCACCATCTGACGGCGGTGGCTGCGGCGTCGGGGCAGGCGACGCAGAAGCTTCAGGAGTTCTTGTCACGTCTCGAGGAAGAGAGGCTCAAGATCGACGCCTTCAAGCGTGAGCTCCCTCTCTGCATGCAGCTTCTCAATCATGGTGAGTAATTGTATGTAACCTAAGCTAAATCGATCGCCATGGCTAACCCTAGCGAGGATTGGTGTGTGTTTGCAGCTATGGAGGCGTACAGGCAGCAGCTGGAGGCGTACCAGATGGGGAGCCAGCatagcgccgcggcggcggcggcggcgagggcgccgcTGGTGCTCGAGGAGTTCATACCGGTGAAGAACATCGGGATCGACGTCGTGGCGGcggacaaggcggcggcggcggggggcaaCAGCGTGTCGTCGGAGAAGGCGAGCTGGATGGTGTCGGCGCAGCTGTGGAacgcgccggcgtcggcgtcggcggcggacacggcggcgaaGGGGCCCCAGACGCCCAAGGAGCACTCGGAGCACCACCCGCTCGACACGAGCCCCAAGCTGATCAccgcgctcgacggcggcggcggcggcggcggcgcgttccTGCCCTTCTCCAAGGACAACGCCATGGGTGACggatcagccgccgccgccgccgcgctgccggagctcgcgctcgcgcccgcggagaaggcggcggacgcgatcaccatcgccgccggcgaggtcgacaAGAAGCCGTACGCCCACGACAACGGCGTCGTGGCGAGATCGAGAGAAGCCCAGAACGGCGGgaagccgccgtcgacgccatcGGACGGGCAggccgtcccgccgccgccacagccccACCGGAAGGCGCGCCGTTGCTGGTCGCCGGAGCTGCACCGCCGCTTCGTCAATGCTCTTCAGATCCTCGGCGGCGCCCAAGGTACAGTACACCTACACATGTAACTCGATCAAGATCGAACACCATGATTACATGCCGTACCAAAGATGAAAAGACAACAAACAAATTAATCTTGAGCTTGcgtttttgttttgttctttGCAAATTAAAGTGGCGACCCCGAAGCAGATTCGCGAGCTGATGAAGGTTGATGGATTGACCAATGATGAGGTGAAAAGCCATCTCCAGGTAGGGTAATTATCATCTCATCATGCAATTCATCCATCTCACGTACGTTCTTAATTAAATACTGTTTAAATTGATCATTGACTACAAGACAGTATGATTAACTGATTGCTAGACATGAATGCCATAATGAGCATTTtgatctgaatttttttttgtttgggcaGAAGTACAGGTTGCACACAAGACGGccgatgccgtcgccggcgccgccgacggcagCGACGCCGCAGCTGGTGGTGCTGGGAGGCATCTGGGTGCCGCCGGAGTACGCGACGCAGGCGGCGGGGCCGGCCATCTACGGCGCGCACCCGGCGACGCAGCCGCACtacacggcggcggtggcggcgcaggagtactaccaccaccaccaccaccacctgcagcaccaccccgccgccgccgccctggtgCACCACCGCGCCGtagccccgcccccgccgctgccgcctcagcAGCAGCTGGCCCCTCCCTACAGCGCCaagtcgtcggcgtcggcgaggctCGGGTCCCCGGACTCCGACGgccgtggcagcggcggcggcggcggcgccgccgcctccggagcCGGAAGGGACATGTCCGAGAGcatcgaggaggaaggcgagggcgaggagcgggaggacgacgacgacgacgacgagatggCGGCGACCAACAACGCccacgccgtcgacggcgacgacgacaacgacgagatcaacaccaccaccaccacgagcGCGGGAGCGATTAACTACTAATTAATCAACCAAACCAACCAATCAAATCACCACGCGTCGTAATTAATTACTCATTAGTAATAATACTAGCTAGTAGCTTAATTAATCGCGCTAATCCGGGAGATTAATTAGCGTCACCTGGAAAAAGGGAAAAGTGATTTTTtgttggcgcgcgcgcgcggagaacgggagccgagccgagccgagccgaccaGAGAAGGAGCAGGAGCTTGAGCTTGTCTCACTCGTTGATGTGATGCATATGTATGGAACTATGGATCGATGGATAATGTGAGGGCTTTactttgcttttgcttttgctggtttttttttctccctcttgtttttcttccttttttgggACTCTCAGCTGTTCCTGATTTAATAATCcggtagtactagtagtaaatatcaaaattatgtgatggtGGAGAGATTAAATATGAGCTAGATGTAATTGTTTGGGAGATTatgtttgttgttgttgttaagTTGAGAATTGTGAAGAGCCACCAATAATGCATAATGCAGGGTTTGCTTCTGCAATTAATGTGATTATATGTGAATGGTTCTAATTAATAGTAGTTGTTATGTTTTGGTATGCACAAATATAGCATATGACATTAAATTTTCCAATGGGATAATGATATGCTTGGTGGTACCAAGGCTGTGTTCAGAACCTTTGTTCCAACTTCTCTTCTCGTTTTTCGCGCCCACGTTTTTCTAAACTGTTAATAGgtgtattttttcaaaaaatttctatacgaaattgcttaaaaaatcatattaatcatttttttaaaaaaaatagtaaatacttaattaatcatgcgctaatggaccgttccGTTTTTCGTGTGCACAGCTTGTGCTGGGAACATAGGGTTCTGAACGCAGCCTAAGTACTCCATCCGGCAAAGATTACTTGATATTTCCGACAGCTAAAATCCATTAAGCGCAAGTTATTTTGTTTGTCCGAAACGTCATATAGTATTATCGTCCAGGGAATATATTGCAGCTTTACCGCTGTAGAAGCAATCCTGACACTTTGAAAAGCAACAGCCGCATCGATTTTCAGGAATTTTTGCGATGGCTATTCAGATTCTTGATGTTTTATAAAAGTCTACTGGTCAAAGTtaatttagttctttattaatTCTTCGCATAAATAACACCCTTTTCACCATATTTTGACTATAGGAGAATATTTTTGGAGACAAACATATCAACTCGGTTGACTCTTTTATTTGCAAGAACTTTGATTATTACACTTTTAAAAATGAACTTTGATGATTACGCAGTATTACAGCGGTTTTAGCCTGCAATCAACTGCAGGCCCATGAATACAGTTTTAGCTATACTAGTGATGGACCATTATGGGCCAGGCCGTATTTAACAGCCGTCTcagaaaaggaataagtttatcATGACTTCCTCACTCTCGCTCCTGATTGAATTGCttccctcaaccgtaaaaccaggtATAATACATCTACCATCTTCGAAAACCGGTTCAAATTGACTTCTTTGTTGGTTTTAGAAACGGTTTCTACTGACGTGGTATGTTGGCAGCATCAACAGGTAGAGCCCACGTGTCAGGGCTCTCCTTTATtcccctccttctctccctacAGTGGGAGACTGCTTTGTCCCCACCCTCTTCTCTTCCTGCATTGGGAGACTACTTTGTCGCCATGGCCCAGGTCAACGAGGCACTCGAGGACCAGGCGCAGGTGGTGGCCTTGTCGGCGTGTACGACGGCCATAATAGCCCCAAGGCGGTGTAGTTGATCAACAAGAGGCTCTCCTCCCACATCGAAGGAATCATCCAAGCGACTATGGTGGCGAGCCAAACCTAGAAAGGTGCAGTGATGGTGACGAGGTAGGAGATGAGAAGAGGGTGGCGACGCAAGGGTTCCAATTGCATCCTCCAACATGTCTCGTCTCTGCTACCGTCTATGACGAGAGAGGGTACCACCTTCCTCGGCTCGTCAGTCCGACTTGCCACCACCAAAGCCCTCTCCGGAGTCCAgttcgccaccaccaccgtcctCTTGCTGTTGAAAGGTCGGAGAGGAAGAAAAGGGGAGAAAGGTGGGTTAGCAAATGAGGTAAGttattgacatgtgggtcccaagCGCTCAATCAACGAGTCATCCGTGGTCAACCTACCGTGCTAGGTGAAATtgcttcccaaactattaaatgagtcgatttgcactaattttttttaagtcggAGAAGACATTATACCCGTTGTTACAATTGAGGGAGACGATTCAATAAGAATCaagaaatgagagagagaatataatttatttcccaagaaaaacacatgcatatactACTATTTCTGGGCCGAAACGAGTTGAGCATGATGCCCTCATCCCACCTGTCCGATCAAATAACAACGCTTTATATTCGGCACCGAAAGATTGAGAGGAAAACTAACATTTTTCGCGGGTACGTTTTTCAAATGATTTAACAGTacgtttttattaaaaaattaaaaaactatattaatatatcttttaaaatttgaatacGCTAACTACTCATCATTTACGATCTTCTCACATCCTCTCCTCTCAAACAAACTAGATTCGTCGCTGCAACCCAACGGTCTCCGTACTCCGGCGAGCCGCCGTCCCGCTCCAGACGCGGCGCGGCCgtctcctccggcgccggccaAGATCGAGGTGGATAGCAACACTGCAACACACATAACTCTAGAAGTAATTAAATATCTCTCTCCACGGCCACGTGCGGCCATGTGACGGCGCGACGTCCCTCTCGTGGCCTCAGCCGCCCTGACATGGCACGGGCTTCCCCGTGCGGcgagcggccggccggccgcgatgcccgccgcggcggccgcgcgcgccaccTGCGTCGCTTCGTCAACTCCCCCATCCTCACCTCGCTGTAACCCTCACAGTTGCGAGATAATCTCCGAAATGCCACTGCTCGTTTGTACCGAGACGATCCTCTCACAGTGGCAATCCTGTGATAAGTCACTCTGATCAGGGGCATTCTCGGTGATCAAGGGTGTAACCCTCTGTTTCTGGGTCACTTCGTCGCAAAGTCAACCCCCAATACTATACTAGAACCCTTGATTGATTCGATGATGCAGAAGGGGAATTAAGGTGTGGAAAAAGATAATGCGGGGGAAGCATCCATCCATCAGTGTTGTTCAGTGGTGGTAGATTAGATTCCAGCTGATCCAATCTGGTCCGGGAATTTTTTCTAGATCTGACACCACATTCTGGTCAAATTCAGAGATCCATGCTGCTCTAGTCTGTACTAGAGCCGTCCTTGGTGAACAGTTCTTCGACACTCACCTCACTCTCATCGAGGTCTCCCAGCTTGAGGAGCACTGAAGAAATTTCTATGTTGAGGTCAGTGATCTGATCATCTGATCATGCAAGCTGAACAGGATTAGTTAGATATGCTGCAGAaattttattagattttttgCATTCTTCTGCAAGTGTTACTGCATAGTTGTGTTCATCCAAGTTGATACTGATCTGATCATGCAAGCTGAAAAGGATTAGTTTTACTGCATTGTTGTGTTCATCCAAGTTGCCAAGAAGTGTGAAGATTTTGATGTCAATCACTCACTTGGTCAAATTTGATCCAAAGCAgcgttgctaaattcatctgaGTTCAGATTGCGAGTTTGTGACATTGGGTTTGGTTTTGCGCAGCAATGGTGTCAAGAAGTCTGCAGCTTGTCGGCGcgttgctgctgccgctgctcgccgtcgtgTCGTCGTTTGATCCGTTCCACCGTGATGCGAACcccatgggcggcggcgccgggcaggGCCCCTTCATCCCCCACGAGTACGTCCGCTTCGCCGACGTGAAGCGGCAGTGCAAGTCCGTGCTCTCCTCCGCGGCGGAGCTCACGTTCGACGCCAACCGCGCCAACGGCCTCATGCCGGAGCTGTCCTTCGTCAAGGGTGACTGGaagcacgacggcgacggcgacggcggcggcggcgcgccgctgcTGCCATTCGACGGCACCGACGTggcggaggacgccgccgccggggcggcgCGCGACCCGCTGCCGCTCGCGTCGTTCTCGCTCACGCACgtcgacgcggcgcggcgcgggaggacGGCGCTGAACGTGAGCGGCGTGCTCGGCGTCGCCATCTCCCGCAACGGCACCGGGCCGGAGATGGGGCCGTACGTGTCGCCGGAGTTCAAGGTGTGGCCCGGGAACACCGAGCTGAAGGTGCTGCTCGAGGGGGTGTACACCgagaacgacgacggcgagagcgTGCTGTGCATGGTCGGCGACGCCGTCCtgccggcgcgcggcggcgacgccgccaaCCCGTGGGGCTGGGCCAAGCACTCCGACCGCGACAGGTTCCAGCCGCCGATCACCAAGGACGGCAACATCCTCCTCGTGCTCCGCTACCCCAAGACGCTGACGCTGACGACGCGCGCCGTCCACGGCGAGCTCACGAGCACCAATGGCAAGACCCACGCCGCCTACTTCGACGCCGTGCACCTGCTGTCGCAGCTCGGCGCCTACTCCAACTACCAGTTCGGCTCCGAGGAGCTCGTCGGCACGGCGTGCAAGCCCCACCCGTACCGCGAcgacgtcctcgccggcggcggcggggacaggGGGCTGTACAAGGGCACCTCCTTCTGCGGCATCCTCGACAGGTTCACGTCGGAGGACGTGCTCGCCGTCGTGCCGAACTGGAGGTGCAACACGACGGACGACGCGCTCTGCCGGCGGCTGGGGCCGTTCGAGACGGACAAGGCGGTGGACGCCACCGACGGCGGGTTCGCCGGCGTCAGGATCGTGATGCAGGAGGTCCGGTGCGAGCCGaggaccgacggcggcgagatcTCGGCGAGGGTGTCGGCGGTGTTCCGCGCCGTCCCGCCGTGGGAGCACGCGTACACGGCGGCGAAGCGCAGCGGGCTCGGCGGCGCGACGATGTCCGCCGAGGGCGTGTGGCGCGCGTCCTCCGGCCAGCTCTGCATGGTGGCGtgcctcggcgtcggcgccaaGGCGTGCCACTCCCGCGTGTGCCTCTACCTGCAGACCACCTTCTCCGCCACTCGCCGCAGCATCACGGTGGGCCAGATCACCAGCATCGGCGGCGGTGCCGCCCACTTCCCGCCGCTGACGTTCCAGCGGACGGTGCACCCGATGGAGCTGTGGAGCCGGTTCggcgtcaccggcggcgagccgcTGAGCTTGGCGTACAGCTACACCAAGACCAAGCAGGCCGGCGAGTTCCTCCGGCGAAGCGAGCCGTTCGACTTCGGCACCGTCATCGCCAAGTCGCTGCTGAGCTACCCGAGGAaatccggcgacgccgccgacgagacGACGAGCCTCTCCAACCTCGCCGAGGAGCTCACgctccacgtcgccgccgtgccggatCCGTTCCCACGCGGACGATTCGAGCGGCCATTCCTTCAGCTTGAGGTGCTCTCGCTCGGATCGCTCGTCGGCcgggcctcgccggcgacgttTCCGGGGACGCCAGCTGCGGTAGGGCAAAGCATggcatcatcatcgtcgtcgacgacgacgaagctGGATGCGACGGCTATCCTCAACGTGTCGGCGGAGCTGACGATCTCCGGCGACGCGTACGTGAACGTGTCGACGCTGTCCTTGGAAGGCGTGTACAACCCGGTGGATGGCCGGATGTACCTCATCGGCTGCCGGAGAATCCAGGCGCCGTGGCGAGCCTTCTCGGCgatgggcggcgtcgaggaaggcATGGACTGCTCGATCGAGGTGAGGGTGGAGTAcccgccgacgacggcgcggtggcTGATCAACCCGACGGCGAAGGTGCACATCGCGagcacgcgcggcggcggcgacgacccgcTGCGGTTCAACGCGACGGCGCTCCAGACGCTGCCGATCCTGTACCGGGAACAGCGGCAGGACATCCTGTCGCGGCGGAGCGTGGAGGGGATCCTCCGCGTCGtgacgctggcggcggcgatcgccgcCGAGTTCAGCCAGCTCATGTACATCAAGTCCCACACCGACGTGATGCCGTACGTGTCGGTGGTGATGCTGGGCGTCCAGGCAGTCGGCTACAGCGTGCCGCTCATCACCGGCGCGGAGGCGCTGTTCGCGCGCATCGCCGcgtcgagcggcgacggcggcgcgacgccgccgccgtcgtacgAGGTGGACAAGAGCCAGCTCTACTGGACCATCGACTGCGTCGTCAAGATCCTCATCCTCGCCGCGTTCCTCCTCACGCTCCGGCTGGTGCAGAAGGTGTGGCGCTCCCGCATCCGCCTCCTCACCCGCTCGCCGCTGGAGCCAGGGCGCGTGCCCAGCGACAAGAAGGTCCTCGTCTACACCTCCGGCGCGCACCTCGTCGGCTTCGCGGTGGTCCTCGCGGCGCACTACGTGAGCGTGCTGGCGCGGCCGGTGAGGTCGGAGGCGTCGTACAtggacgcgcgcggcgaggcgcaCGCGCTCCGGGAGTGGGCGGTGACGCTGGAGGAGTACATCGGGCTCGCCCAGGACATGTTCCTGCTGCCGCAGGTGATCGGGAACGTGGTGTGGCGGATCAACTGCCGGCCGCTGAAGACGGGGTACTACGCCGGCTTGACGGCGGTGAGGCTGCTGCCGCACGTGTACGACTACGTGAGGGCGCCGGCGATCAACCCCTACTTCGCGGAGGAGTACGAGTTCGTGAACACCAGCCTCGACTTCTACTCCAGGTCCGGCGACGTCgccatcccgctcgccgccgtcgcgctcgccgcggcggtgtACGTGCAGCAGCGGTGGAACTACAAGATCATCAGCAAGACGGTGAAGACGCAGCAGAAGAAGCTGCAGCACCTCGGGTCGCGGGTGTACGAGCGACTGCCGTCCATGTCGTCGGCCAACTTCGAGgccgagctcgtcgccggcgtcaaCGAGGGCGTCGGCCATGGCCTCCGCCGCGACGCCAgcttgagctagctagctacactGCTACACCTCATCGATCAATCGCCTCTCTTAATTACTCAGTAGTCTTCTCTTGTTGCTTTCTTAGGTTTTTAtgatgttcttcttcttcttcttcttcttcttcttcttcttcttcttcttctttatttcttcttaattagaTCTTCAGATTCTTCTTATGATATCCAAATGTACTCTACTACAAGTTCAATAAAGTTTTAGTTTCTTATAGCTCTTTGTTCACATTTCTGCACTTCTTGTGTGTGTGTTCAGCTTATGTGACACAAAGTGTTCGTGCTGACAAATTACTTTCCGATATTGCGTGCTCTTGGTGAACACATTCCAAGTTTCCAATAGGTAACTAGACAATGATATTatttgattattatagattgtCAACGATGCTAAGATGATTAATTAGCAGTCTTCTTGTTTGACAATTCTGTCAAGCAAGCTTGCTTGCTAGTTAGTTAATTACTACACTGATTTGTGCTTAACTTCTGCCAAGTGAATAACTGAATATAATGCACCTAGTTGTTGGTTGGTGTTTAAACAAATTAAGCATTCTACCTACATGTAGGTGAATGAGAGTGTCAGCTCGAGTGATATCTCTTGCTCCTGCTCCTGATGCTGGATAGCCACTGCTGCCTCTGTTGCTCCACTGTAGGAGGACACCTGCAGCTGATCggagctgccgcctccgccggcgccggcgccggctaaACGCTGAAAACAATTTCAAGAAGAGAAACAAATGAAGAAAATTACAGTGACCAGTTATGTTGCTTTTTTAAAAGACAAAAACACTTTTTACTATCATAACTAGTACTAGAACAATGTGATCTTgacattttattattattccttttgctgttgctgttgttcAGTTCGATACAGATAGCATGCAGTACAGACCAGCACACTGTCATGCATAGCACTGAAAAGGACCATAGCAGAAAacagagtttttcttttcttggcaATTAACAACAGAGTTACTAAAAGCCCATCTTTTTGCTTATACTTACacttatcaaccaaaatttaaattttcaactttatgattttggagtttttttttcatcgaaatttattttttattatttacttttcactaagaacacgtatataaaagttttattcacaaattattttttatttgcaaatataaCGTCAAACGATGGGGGCCTTAGGTCaagagataaaagaaaatgATGAGGAAATAAACCAAATTGGTGTGCCAAATTCAAGAACTAAACACAAAATATATGTTCTTGTGTCCAAAATGAatgcaaaagagaagacaagaGATCGATGAACTCAAATTAACACACACGCTCTGACCTCGTCGTGGCGGCGCGAGAcgttgccgtcgtcgtcgacgaggtAGCCGGCCTCGGCGCAGAGCGCCCGGAGGACGTCGTTCTGGTCGGCGTGCTTGGGCAGCGCGtacccggcgccggcgcgcagGCCGGCGTAGATCCTCGTcgccacctgccgccgccgccgctcccgctgccGGTTGTTctcccgctcccgcgccgtcgggtgCCGCAGCGACGTCGTCACCCCGCCGCCACGCCCCCTCCGCCGCACCGTCCACGGCCCCCGCGTCGACCTGATGcaccccctcctccccgccgccgccgccaccgccttcgtccccggcgccattgccgccgccgcttcgccaccCGCTTCCTCTCTCCCAGATGCTACCACCTGATCCATGAGCTTGGCTAGCTTGAGCTCGAGCACTCACTCTCACTGATCACttgctcacacacacacacacacacacacactcactcACCTCTCCAACCAACACGGCAACACACCAACACAACACGAGTATTTATACATGaattgccattgccattgccatggCCTTCTTCTTGATCCCCATTGTGAAAATAAAGCCAAGTGCtcctaagctagctagctcatgaGACTTGTTTCTATGTGCATGTAAGATgcatctctctatctctcttttCATGAGAGGAATAAGGTGGTTGGAGGCATGTAACATATGTGTTGAGTATAGTACAAATaagtggaggagagaagaagggcAACAGAGAGAGGGGCTATTTTTGCCAGAAAAGGAGGAATCGTTTTCATCCCAAGTACTTCCAATGGTTTCATGCCCCCATTTGGATCTCCTCTCTATATCTACAGCCTTTCTGGTTAAGCTAGCCCTCTTGTCTCCATGCATCCAGATGCTGCAGGTTCAGTAGTGACAGAGACacagagtgagtgagtgagtgagtggaGCCTAGAGAAAACCAGCTTacaattgcatgcatgcatgaagggAATTGATGCTGTGCATGCAACAGTCCAATGCCAGTATGCCACTGTGCTAGTGTGCATGCATATGTGGCTCTCATTGCATATGCATGCAAAAATCATAACCAAATTGTATCTCAGGTGTTGATCTTTCAGTTTCCTATAGCAATGCGTGATATTTGAAGTATTGTTAGTCTTAGAAATTTCAGGATGGCTAGTGTCATGAggatggattctaatctctcg encodes the following:
- the LOC9270565 gene encoding uncharacterized protein; amino-acid sequence: MVSRSLQLVGALLLPLLAVVSSFDPFHRDANPMGGGAGQGPFIPHEYVRFADVKRQCKSVLSSAAELTFDANRANGLMPELSFVKGDWKHDGDGDGGGGAPLLPFDGTDVAEDAAAGAARDPLPLASFSLTHVDAARRGRTALNVSGVLGVAISRNGTGPEMGPYVSPEFKVWPGNTELKVLLEGVYTENDDGESVLCMVGDAVLPARGGDAANPWGWAKHSDRDRFQPPITKDGNILLVLRYPKTLTLTTRAVHGELTSTNGKTHAAYFDAVHLLSQLGAYSNYQFGSEELVGTACKPHPYRDDVLAGGGGDRGLYKGTSFCGILDRFTSEDVLAVVPNWRCNTTDDALCRRLGPFETDKAVDATDGGFAGVRIVMQEVRCEPRTDGGEISARVSAVFRAVPPWEHAYTAAKRSGLGGATMSAEGVWRASSGQLCMVACLGVGAKACHSRVCLYLQTTFSATRRSITVGQITSIGGGAAHFPPLTFQRTVHPMELWSRFGVTGGEPLSLAYSYTKTKQAGEFLRRSEPFDFGTVIAKSLLSYPRKSGDAADETTSLSNLAEELTLHVAAVPDPFPRGRFERPFLQLEVLSLGSLVGRASPATFPGTPAAVGQSMASSSSSTTTKLDATAILNVSAELTISGDAYVNVSTLSLEGVYNPVDGRMYLIGCRRIQAPWRAFSAMGGVEEGMDCSIEVRVEYPPTTARWLINPTAKVHIASTRGGGDDPLRFNATALQTLPILYREQRQDILSRRSVEGILRVVTLAAAIAAEFSQLMYIKSHTDVMPYVSVVMLGVQAVGYSVPLITGAEALFARIAASSGDGGATPPPSYEVDKSQLYWTIDCVVKILILAAFLLTLRLVQKVWRSRIRLLTRSPLEPGRVPSDKKVLVYTSGAHLVGFAVVLAAHYVSVLARPVRSEASYMDARGEAHALREWAVTLEEYIGLAQDMFLLPQVIGNVVWRINCRPLKTGYYAGLTAVRLLPHVYDYVRAPAINPYFAEEYEFVNTSLDFYSRSGDVAIPLAAVALAAAVYVQQRWNYKIISKTVKTQQKKLQHLGSRVYERLPSMSSANFEAELVAGVNEGVGHGLRRDASLS
- the LOC112937942 gene encoding BES1/BZR1 homolog protein 4; amino-acid sequence: MAPGTKAVAAAAGRRGCIRSTRGPWTVRRRGRGGGVTTSLRHPTARERENNRQRERRRRQVATRIYAGLRAGAGYALPKHADQNDVLRALCAEAGYLVDDDGNVSRRHDERLAGAGAGGGGSSDQLQVSSYSGATEAAVAIQHQEQEQEISLELTLSFTYM